A genomic region of Hydrogenimonas thermophila contains the following coding sequences:
- a CDS encoding CheR family methyltransferase: MIHINFVEFEKFKKLIFDNSGIEIKKEKIFLLEARLQKRLKECKLENFSDYYRLVISDEQELQLMINRITTNETSFFRENRHFDFLKKNIFPNVRTSIRIWSAAASIGLEAYTIAMLAEEFLPSSIKKYEILATDINNEVLNQARKGVYNIKYAERIPENYLKKYCLKGIGNMNGQFTIVNKLKQNILFQKINLINSISPNIGDFDLIFLRNVLIYFDIPTKKKVVENVLERLKPGGYFFVGHSESLFNITDDLVQIAPTIYKK; encoded by the coding sequence ATGATACATATAAACTTTGTAGAGTTTGAGAAATTTAAGAAATTAATCTTTGACAATTCTGGAATAGAGATAAAAAAAGAAAAAATTTTTTTATTAGAAGCAAGATTGCAAAAAAGACTTAAAGAGTGTAAGCTTGAAAATTTTAGCGACTATTATAGATTAGTAATTTCAGATGAACAAGAATTACAATTAATGATTAATAGAATTACAACTAATGAAACAAGTTTTTTTAGAGAAAACAGACATTTTGATTTTTTAAAAAAAAATATATTTCCTAATGTAAGAACATCTATACGTATTTGGAGCGCTGCTGCTTCTATAGGATTAGAAGCATATACAATTGCTATGTTAGCTGAGGAGTTTCTTCCTTCAAGTATTAAGAAATATGAAATTTTAGCAACAGATATAAATAATGAAGTATTAAATCAGGCACGTAAAGGTGTTTACAATATTAAATATGCTGAAAGAATACCAGAAAATTATTTAAAAAAATATTGTTTAAAAGGTATTGGTAATATGAATGGTCAGTTTACTATAGTTAATAAGTTAAAACAAAATATTTTATTTCAAAAGATAAATCTAATTAATTCTATTTCTCCAAATATTGGCGATTTTGATTTAATATTTTTACGAAATGTTTTGATTTATTTTGATATTCCTACCAAAAAGAAAGTTGTTGAGAATGTTTTAGAGAGACTTAAACCTGGTGGATATTTTTTTGTTGGACATTCTGAGTCTTTATTTAACATTACTGATGATTTAGTTCAAATTGCACCTACAATTTATAAAAAATAG
- a CDS encoding response regulator, which yields MTIVVAEDDNAVRKTLTKIIKHKIDSNIDIFEAEDGEIAYKIIQEQQVDILLTDMMMPNMDGFELTKKLRKDVNKKNIFIAAITGLSGDELIGKIYESGIDFYISKPFSTVDIVARLSLIIRLVNSDMIKTPIIKRDTLNPYNDDKIKNFYVIFTIYQEEDLYTLGEYITNKKKFINGVNILAKEVIINLIKTYQSIKDKTEAFEIMLEESESAIYISIMNDIFVQSSKHFFSNVNNSMELRWKKNGLTIRIPYEL from the coding sequence ATGACCATTGTTGTAGCAGAAGATGATAATGCTGTAAGAAAAACTTTAACTAAAATTATAAAGCATAAAATAGATTCAAATATAGATATATTTGAAGCAGAAGATGGGGAAATAGCTTATAAAATTATTCAAGAACAACAAGTAGATATTTTGTTAACTGACATGATGATGCCAAATATGGATGGTTTTGAGTTAACTAAGAAATTAAGAAAAGATGTAAATAAAAAAAATATTTTTATTGCTGCAATTACAGGGTTAAGTGGTGATGAACTTATTGGGAAAATATATGAAAGTGGTATTGATTTTTATATTTCCAAGCCTTTTAGTACGGTAGACATTGTTGCAAGACTATCTCTTATAATAAGACTTGTAAATAGCGATATGATTAAAACACCAATAATAAAAAGGGATACGTTAAACCCATATAATGATGACAAAATAAAGAACTTTTATGTCATTTTTACTATTTATCAAGAAGAGGATTTATATACATTGGGTGAATATATTACAAATAAAAAAAAGTTTATAAATGGAGTAAATATTTTAGCTAAAGAAGTAATTATTAATTTAATTAAAACATATCAGTCTATAAAAGATAAAACAGAAGCATTTGAAATAATGTTAGAAGAGTCAGAAAGTGCAATTTATATAAGTATAATGAATGATATATTTGTTCAATCTTCTAAACATTTTTTTTCAAATGTAAATAATTCAATGGAGTTAAGATGGAAAAAAAATGGATTAACTATAAGAATTCCATATGAACTATAA
- a CDS encoding methyl-accepting chemotaxis protein — MSKENIKIYREDTYTARKEELSNYTSIAMNIVKSYYERTSKDKLENEVKEYITEQSDFLFSIIEKQYEMYKDKLSKKELKKLIIATVNATRYGEAGYFWINDFNYKMVMHPIKKKLTGKYFKNNPKVPFVALGVDELKKSGKNVGYISYSFYSPKSKKYVYKSSIVRVFKPFGWIIGTGAYIDDITQKMQKEALKAISEIRYGKNGYFWINDMDYNMVMHPIKKELTGKNFKDNPKVPFVALGVNALKSSSKDEAIFEYSFYNPATEKTARKMSNVRLFKPWNWVIGTGTYIDDIEHQVQVMQEQSLKTVKEAIINIIIISIIVAVILLFIMSFVIKHNIINKITNLVKKIEEVNRRIKDGDIRSRVEVKGIDREFQVIPEVVNNILETMEKLISNVKSSTERIAVASSEVKSAAHSLSAGATEQASSLEEMSAAIEEMSGSISQNADNAKKTNEITLNTVTMAEDGGKSVNETAEAMKNVASRISIIEDIAYQTNLLALNAAIEAARAGEHGKGFAVVASEVRKLAERSQTAAQEISQITSDSVEVSQRAGELINEIVPNIKKISDLIEEISSASSEQELGISQIATAITELDQTAQQNAAASEELASSSEETNSQVEKLKEMVSFFKSDKKDDDEKKESLVTDNSEEKEDSVKKTFDNRENSQNFVSF, encoded by the coding sequence ATGTCAAAAGAAAATATCAAAATATATAGAGAAGATACATATACTGCTAGAAAAGAAGAGCTTAGTAACTATACAAGTATAGCTATGAATATTGTAAAATCATATTATGAGAGAACAAGTAAAGATAAATTAGAAAATGAAGTTAAAGAGTATATTACTGAACAATCTGATTTTTTATTTAGTATTATTGAGAAACAATATGAAATGTATAAGGATAAGCTATCTAAGAAAGAGTTGAAAAAATTAATAATAGCTACTGTTAATGCTACAAGATATGGTGAAGCTGGATATTTTTGGATAAATGATTTTAACTATAAAATGGTTATGCATCCAATCAAAAAAAAGTTGACCGGTAAATATTTTAAAAATAATCCTAAAGTGCCATTTGTAGCACTTGGCGTTGATGAATTGAAGAAGAGTGGGAAAAATGTGGGGTATATATCCTATAGTTTCTATTCGCCAAAATCAAAAAAATATGTCTATAAATCTTCAATTGTGCGGGTATTTAAACCGTTTGGATGGATCATCGGTACAGGGGCATATATTGATGATATAACTCAGAAGATGCAAAAAGAGGCTTTAAAAGCTATCTCAGAGATCAGATATGGTAAAAATGGGTACTTCTGGATAAATGATATGGATTACAATATGGTAATGCACCCAATAAAGAAAGAGTTAACTGGTAAAAACTTTAAAGATAATCCAAAAGTACCGTTTGTAGCATTGGGAGTGAATGCTTTGAAAAGCTCTTCAAAAGATGAGGCTATTTTTGAATACTCTTTTTATAATCCTGCAACAGAAAAAACTGCTCGTAAAATGTCTAATGTAAGATTGTTTAAACCTTGGAATTGGGTAATTGGTACAGGTACATATATTGATGATATTGAACATCAAGTTCAAGTTATGCAAGAACAGAGTTTAAAAACTGTTAAAGAAGCGATTATAAATATTATAATAATTTCTATTATTGTTGCTGTTATACTACTATTTATTATGTCTTTTGTTATTAAGCATAATATAATCAATAAGATAACTAATTTAGTTAAAAAGATTGAGGAAGTAAATAGAAGAATTAAAGATGGAGATATAAGATCTAGAGTAGAAGTAAAGGGGATAGATAGAGAGTTTCAAGTAATACCAGAGGTTGTGAATAATATTTTAGAGACGATGGAGAAGTTAATATCTAATGTGAAGAGTTCAACAGAACGAATAGCGGTGGCTAGTAGTGAGGTTAAATCAGCAGCACATAGTCTATCAGCGGGTGCGACAGAACAGGCGAGTAGCTTGGAAGAGATGAGTGCTGCAATAGAAGAGATGAGTGGATCGATAAGTCAGAATGCAGATAATGCAAAGAAGACAAATGAGATAACACTAAATACAGTAACAATGGCAGAAGATGGTGGGAAGTCTGTAAATGAGACAGCAGAGGCAATGAAGAATGTGGCATCAAGGATAAGCATAATAGAGGATATAGCATATCAGACTAATTTGTTGGCACTGAATGCTGCAATAGAGGCGGCACGTGCAGGAGAGCATGGCAAGGGTTTTGCAGTAGTAGCAAGTGAAGTAAGAAAACTGGCAGAGAGAAGTCAGACAGCTGCACAGGAGATAAGTCAGATAACATCAGATAGTGTAGAGGTTAGTCAAAGAGCTGGTGAGTTGATTAATGAGATAGTACCAAATATAAAGAAGATATCAGACTTGATCGAGGAGATATCAAGTGCGAGTTCAGAACAGGAGTTAGGAATAAGCCAGATAGCAACAGCGATAACAGAGTTGGATCAGACAGCCCAACAGAATGCAGCAGCAAGTGAAGAGTTAGCAAGTTCAAGTGAAGAGACAAATTCACAAGTAGAGAAACTTAAAGAAATGGTAAGCTTTTTTAAGAGTGATAAAAAAGATGATGATGAAAAAAAAGAGAGTTTAGTTACAGATAATAGTGAAGAGAAAGAGGATTCTGTAAAGAAAACTTTTGACAATAGAGAAAATAGTCAAAACTTTGTTAGCTTTTAA
- a CDS encoding chemotaxis protein CheW: MENSDKNQYLIFYIGKDVFAIDAEEIKEIISYTRVTKVPLMTSSVLGVTNIRGNVIPVIDLSIRIGIRENSKINKWSSIIIIKNNVNRPQEMGIVVDLVNEVYELESKDLEDVPVFGTKIPKIFIKNIAKIENKFVPILDHNAILDIEVLSKIDTGKIL, from the coding sequence ATGGAAAATAGTGATAAAAATCAATACCTTATTTTTTATATTGGTAAGGATGTTTTTGCAATAGATGCAGAAGAGATAAAAGAGATAATTAGTTACACAAGAGTAACAAAAGTTCCATTGATGACTTCTTCAGTATTGGGTGTAACTAATATAAGAGGTAACGTTATTCCTGTTATTGATCTTTCAATAAGGATTGGAATTAGAGAAAACTCTAAAATTAATAAATGGTCTTCAATTATAATTATAAAAAATAATGTAAATAGACCACAAGAGATGGGAATAGTTGTTGATTTGGTTAATGAGGTTTATGAATTAGAGTCAAAAGATTTGGAAGATGTACCAGTTTTTGGAACTAAAATACCAAAAATTTTTATAAAAAATATTGCTAAGATTGAAAATAAATTTGTACCAATTTTAGACCATAATGCTATATTAGATATAGAAGTACTTTCCAAAATTGATACAGGAAAAATATTATGA
- a CDS encoding chemotaxis protein CheV yields MIDRSNISKHDDKTLNKYEVDDELIRLVTSNADITSQYVIFQNGKDEYYAINVAKVEELVVYKDLFKVDTSDPDGLIEGTAKIRDEMMNIVNFDNWLGLEKLAKDEYELAIVCNYAGAKVAMVIKSVYGVINIEPSQMFDDSIKDEKVSYITDLKINGKEVLCKVFNSDLFIRDILPKIFEDQDEILAKSLVLQNIEKKVLIAEDSNLIQKMIEKLLNNMQIEYEAYANGKLLFEALQHCDIDKIGLILTDIEMPVMGGMELIRKCKSDEKLQNIPIVVNTNMANKAIIQSCEKLGAKEVLEKLDLEAIKKVILKYARD; encoded by the coding sequence ATGATAGATAGAAGTAATATTAGTAAACATGATGATAAGACTTTAAATAAATATGAGGTAGATGATGAGTTAATTAGGTTAGTTACCAGCAATGCTGATATTACAAGTCAATATGTTATTTTTCAGAATGGAAAAGATGAGTACTATGCAATAAACGTGGCTAAAGTTGAAGAATTAGTAGTGTATAAAGATTTATTTAAGGTAGATACTTCTGATCCAGATGGACTAATAGAAGGTACTGCTAAAATTAGAGATGAAATGATGAATATTGTCAATTTTGATAATTGGCTTGGATTGGAAAAGTTAGCAAAAGATGAGTATGAACTTGCAATTGTTTGCAACTATGCCGGTGCAAAAGTTGCAATGGTAATAAAAAGCGTATATGGTGTAATTAATATCGAACCATCTCAAATGTTTGATGATTCTATAAAAGATGAAAAAGTTTCTTATATTACAGATTTAAAAATTAATGGTAAAGAAGTTCTTTGCAAAGTTTTTAATAGTGATCTTTTTATACGAGATATCTTACCTAAAATATTTGAAGATCAAGATGAAATTTTAGCTAAAAGTTTAGTTTTACAGAATATAGAAAAGAAAGTTTTAATTGCTGAAGATTCAAATCTTATTCAGAAAATGATTGAAAAACTCTTAAATAATATGCAAATAGAATATGAGGCATATGCAAATGGAAAATTACTTTTTGAGGCACTCCAACATTGTGATATTGATAAAATAGGATTAATTTTAACAGATATAGAAATGCCAGTAATGGGGGGCATGGAGCTTATAAGAAAATGTAAATCTGATGAAAAATTACAAAATATTCCTATTGTTGTAAATACGAATATGGCCAATAAGGCAATTATTCAATCGTGTGAAAAACTTGGAGCTAAAGAAGTTCTTGAAAAATTAGATTTAGAGGCAATTAAAAAAGTCATTTTGAAATATGCAAGAGATTAA